Below is a window of Sulfurimonas sp. DNA.
TGGTTGCAACGGATATTGCAGCCAGAGGAATAGATATAGATCAGCTGCCGCATGTTATAAACTATGAATTATCCAATGTACCCGAAGATTATGTTCACAGAATAGGGCGAACGGGTCGTGCAGGGCGTGAGGGCGAAGCGATATCTTTGGTTTGCATAGACGAACACGAGTACCTTGCAAATATAGAAAAATTAATCAAAAATGATATTCCTAAAGTGTGGTTAAAAGATTTCAAACCCGATCCATCTATAAAAGCAGAGCCGATAAATCAAGGGGGCGGGCGAGGTTCAAACTCAAGAAATAGACCTAGCAATAAAGCATCTCAAAATCAATCACAAAACTCTTCAAGCAGAAGAAGAAAGTAGTGTATAATTCTATAAATTAAAATTTATTTATTAGACCTCTTTTCATAACCTAAATCCTGAATCAAGTTCAGGATGACGAAAGCTCATAAATCTCGTCATTCCAAACTTGATTTGGAATCTAATTTTTAAGTTATGAAAGAAATCCATTATACAAACAAGGGAAAAAGATGAAAGCAATCGCGCTATTTAGCGGTGGATTAGACTCAACTTTGGCGATGAAGCTTATAATAGACCAAGGCATAGAAGTTTTGGCGGTAAATATTAATACGGGCTTTGGAAGTACAAAAGATAGACTTGAGCATATGCAGAGTATGTGTGACCAAGTCGGGGCAGAGTTGAAAATTATAGATATTGAGAGTGAATTTTTACAAGATGTGCTTTTTGATCCAAAATACGGGTACGGTAAAAATTTCAACCCGTGTATAGATTGTCATGCAAAGATGTTTGCCGTGGCAAAAAGGGTTATGGAGGCAGAGGGCGCATCGTTTTTGATAAGCGGTGAAGTTTTGGGACAGCGACCAATGAGTCAAAACAAAGATGCTCTTCAAACCGTATTAAATGAGAGTAATTGCAATGGATTGCTTTTGCGTCCTCTCTCTGCAAAAATGTTAGCTCCCACGATAGCCGAAACAGAGGGTTGGGTAGATAGAGAAAAACTAGAAGGTATTACGGGAAGAAATCGTGACAGACAGCTTGAGTTGGTTAAAGAAATCGGCTTGGATAATTTTGAGAGTCCGGGCGGCGGATGTCTTTTGACGGATGAGAATTTTGCCAAAAAGATGTTTGATTTTATAAGATACGATACATTTGAAGTGAGAGATATAAAACTTATGAAGTTCGGTCGCCATCTTCGTCTAAAAGAGGGTGCGAAACTGGTTATCGGAAGAAATCAGGAAGAGAATGTTCATCTGCAAAATATAGAAAATGATAAATATTACCATATCAAAACACTAGGGCTGCCGGGTCCGCACTCAATGTTAAGCAAGAGTGCAACACAAGCAGATAAAGAGCTGGCGGCAAAGATAATTTTGACATACTGCAAAACAAAAGAGGGTACCGAGTATACACTCTCATATGATAAAAAAGAGGAGATTCAAGCCGCTCCGTTTGCTTCAAGAGATGAGATAAAACCATATACCGTAATGTAAAATTTTTGGTATACTTAAGTTAAAATTTAAAAGTGAGGTATAAAAAATGGCCGGTGTACGCTTTACATTTGATAATTTTAAACAACTTCTTGATTTAACTATAGGATTGGCTGAGAGGGTTGATGAGAATCGTGCAGAGAGTTTTACTCTTTTGTATTGCGATTTTTCAAAGGTTGAACAATCGGTTATAGATAGTTCCTTAGAGCAAATACTAAGAAATTCCGATGCTATCGTAAATAGCAACTCAGACTATTTTTTTATACTTCCGTATACCGATAAATACGGAGCCGGTATTGTTAAAAAAATGTTTAGCGAGTTTTTCAGTACCGATTTAAAATCGTGCGTCGTAAGTTATCCGGTAGACGGGGAAAAGTCTAAAGCGTTGATAGAAGAGTTAATGAATATTGCCGAAGCAAAATATAAAAATAATTTGAGATGCTTAAGTAATTTTAATCCCTACTAGTTTTTTGTTTAACGGGATATTTTTCATATTGGAATAATTTATGCTTCAACTCCTAAAATCTTTGTAAAAAGATAAAAGGAGCGGGTAATGATTTTGTTGGATATGAAAAGTAATAAATCCATCTCTTCACCTCTAAATCTCACAGTTTCAAATGATAAAACGGGTTTGTCATTCTCTGACCTTTTAAAAGGCGTAAAAGAGGGCGAACTTATTCAAAACGGCTCTTTACTTCTATCGCTAGGTGCCGATGAAAAAGTTGTAAAGTCGGTAGAACCTCTTTTAAAAACGGATAATCTCTCTTCCCTTTTAACAAATGAAGATAAATTGCTTCTAAATGAAGTGCATGAACTCGCGGAGTTTTCTGAATTAAATCCAAAAGTTACGGCTACGCTTGGTTTGGCAGATATGAAAACATTGATAGCGGATGCAAAAAATTATCTCAAAGAAATAATCCAAAATAGCGATAATTATAAAAACACGGAAATAAAAGAGCTTCCAAAAACTCTTAGCGGCTTAATTGAGGTTGCTAAAAAATTCGGTATCAATATAAGTAAAATAAGTATTGAAGATGTCAAAATATCTGTTAATACCGATATGCAAGCTGTAAAAAATGAAGTTTCAACAAAAACGATAACTGATGCAAGCGATGATATTCCAATTAAAGTGGAATTTGATGCAAAAGATGAAGTTTTACCAAAAAAAATCGTTCAAAATTTAAAAGTAAACGAGAAACAGACAGTTTCAACTACGGATAATACTAAAATAGCTCAAGAACAGGTTTCAAACGAAATAAAAAATAGTGATAAAGTCGTAGAAGTTCAAAGAGAGCTGAAAGAGACCCCTCTTTTTAAGGCGCAAACCGTGAGTGAACATACGACTACGGAACAGATAGTTCAAACTAAAGCAAATAACTCATTTAAAGCAGATAAAAAAACATCAAAAGACAAATCGGATGAGACGCTTAAGCTTCTTCTTGGCGATGAAAAGTCATCTATCGGCGGCGCTTCATTGGCGGTCGATTTCTCAGCTGCTGCCAAAGCGGATACATCCGTTACGGCACAAGGGAGTACAAGGACATTAGAAGAGCTGCTGCAAGGTGAATCTTCCGTTGCCGAACAAAATCAGCCGACTATAAAAACAGAGGCACTTGCGACCCATAAAGCCGATAGTTTTGAAGTGAAAATAAATGAAGCTAAGCAGATGATTAGATATCTTTCAGATGATGTGAAAAATGCTATAGATGAGTATAAATCTCCTTTTACGAGAGTTAAAGTACAGTTAAATCCGCAACATTTGGGTGAAGTTGATTTGACCGTAGTTCAAAGGGGTAAAAATCTGCATGTAAACATTAGCTCAAACAATACGGCTATCAATGCTTTGGCAATGAATGTAAATGAGCTAAAAGTGCAACTCAATAATAGTGGAATAAATAATGCTACATTAAATTTTAGTAACGGCTCACAAAATAGCGATACAAATGCAAGTGCAGGACAACAGCAGAGGCAAAATGAGCAAAAACGCGCTCATGAAGAGTATAACTATTTCGAAAATGAAGAGATAGGCGAAGAGATTTTAAGCTCTTTAGAAATTGTTGTTCCACGATATATATAAATAATATTTATATATATCGTATGAGGTAAGCTTCAGCGTCCGTGCTGCTAGCAAAGTAAAAGAGAAAGGAAAAATTCACATGTCGATTACATCAACAGGCTTAAATGCCGCTACAAATGCGGAGTCTGCCGCTTCAACTAAAACTAAAGATAAGTCGATTTTGGGAAAAGATGATTTTATGAAGCTTTTGTTAGTTGAACTTCAAAATCAAGATCCGACGGAACCTATGGATAGCGAGAAAATTTTAAACCAAACATCGCAGTTGGCAGGCTTAGAGGCTAGCGAAAATACAAATAAAGCACTCGCGACACTAGCGGCTTCTATGAGTAGCTCGCAGCAGTTTAGCACAATTTCAGCAATAGGAAAAACAGCAGATTTGGGAAGTAATGCTATAACGCTGGACAAGGGAAAAAGCAGTGCTTTTGAGGTTTACTTTCCGGATAATGTAAAGCAGGGAAGTATAGAAATATTGGATAAAAATGGAAACAAAATAAAAACGCTAGATGTCGGTACAAACAGCAAAGGTGTATATAAATTTGACTGGGATGGAACTAACGCCGGCGGAAACAGCGTTGATAGCGGCATCTACTATGTGACAGCTGCTTATACAAACCCAGCCGGAGATTCACTAAAAACCAGACTCGGTGCTTACCCGATAGAGTCCGTCAAGTTTGACAGCGGCAAAACTTATGTTAAGTTGGGTTCTAGTTATGTTGCGCTAGAGAATGTTAAAGAAGTCTATTAAGGATTTTTCATGATGACTCAAGCTTTTTATACCGGGATAAACGGTATACAGACACATCAGTACGGTATCGATGTAATTGCCGACAATTTGTCAAATATTAGTACTGTCGGATTTCGCAGTTACAATACGGAATTTTCATCTTTATTTGAAGAAACATTGAATACTTCATCGGGCTTATCAAGCGTAGATAGCGGAGTTGGAGTCGGTGCAATGCTGAGTACGGTTTCTATGAATGAAGATCGCGGCTCTTTTATGTTGACTGACAGAAGTACGGATTTGGCTATTTTGGGTGACGGTTGGTTTGGTATTCAAAGTAACGGAAAATCTATTTATACCCGTGACGGAGCTTTTACATTTGATGCAAATAGAGATTTGGTAACCAATGACGGTTACTATGTCTTAGGGACGATGGGAAGTAATATAACCGACGGTGTTTTGACTGAACAGTTAGCTGAGGTTGGACTCGGAGAAGCTTCTGCTCAAGAAAAACTTCGTTTTCCCGAAGATCTGCTCTTTCCGGTTCAGCCGACAACAGAAGTAAAATTTTACGGAAATTTAAGCGTTGAAAATACTACAAGAGTTATAAGCGCAAAAGCTATTGATGCTCAAGGCGATAAAAATAACATAAGATTGGAGTTTACTCAAGTTGATCCGCAAGTTTTGCCGGGAATTCAATGGAATGTCGTAGCTACGGCACAAAGTTTAGACGGTGAGACAATATATGATACGCAAACCGGCGTTATCAAGTTTGATGAAGCGGGTGCATTAATTTCAAATACACTCTCTTCGATAGACAATAACGGTGCGGCCGTAAGTATAAATGTAGGAAGCGGATACGACGGTATAACATCAATTAGCGGTAAATTTTATGCTTCAAGTTCATCAAACGGAATCGAAGCGGGAGAACTTGCCGGTTATGATATAAATAGAAACGGCGAAATAGTAGCAACTTTTACGAATGGAATGCAAAGCAGTGTCGGAACTATAGCGGTTTATCATTTTGCAAACGACAGGGGTTTAGAAAAAGTAAGCGGAACTAGATTTGCAGAGTCTTCAAATAGCGGTAAAGCAATCTTTTTTAAAGATGCCCAAGGTAAAAACATAATCGGAACCGATATAACTAACTATAAACTTGAGGGATCAAATGTGAAAATAGAAGTAGCTCTAAGCGAAATGATTATTATGCAAAGAGCATACGATGCAAACTCAAAATCCATAACGACGGCAGATGAGATGATGCAAAAAGCTCTTAGCATGGATGCATCATAAATTTGGAACATAAAATGCTACAAATGATTACTGTATTAAAAAATATTCTACTTTAAGTGCCTTGTGCCAATAGACTAAATTAATTATAAGGATTTAACATGTTGAAATCACTTTATTCAGGTGTATCCGGACTGCAATCACATCAAGTTGCAATGGATGTCGAGTCAAATAATATTGCAAATGTCAATACTGTAGGTTTTAAATATTCTCGTGCCAATTTCTCGGATCTTCTTGCTCAAACAAGAGCAATCGCTACGGCTCCTCAAGGCGAGCTTGGCGGTAAAAATCCCGTTCAAGTCGGACTTGGATCTACGGTTAGTTCAATGACTCGTATATTTTCTCAAGGTTCAGTGCAAAATTCGGATAAAAATACGGATGTTGCTATTCAGGGTGACGGGTTTTTTATCATCTCCCCAGATGGCGGGAATACTTACAAGTACACTAGAGCCGGAGACTTTAAATTTGATGCAGGCGGAAATTTTGTCGATAATAACGGATATATAGTTCAAGGTTGGCTAAGAGATCAGGCAACAGGTTTTGTTGACTCAACGGCACCGATTGTAAATATAAATATTCCGCCGGGACTTACGACTCCGGCTTCCCCGACACAAAATGTCGTTATCAAAGCAAACTTAAATTCCGGTCCCTTAGTAGGAACTTTTTCGCCTGCCTATACGGTTGCGTCCGGAACACCTAACAGCATAACAAATCCCGGAGAGGGAGATGCTCTTGATGCAAACGGGAATCCGATAGAAGCTGATGACTTGGGAGTTATGTTTAACGAAAGCGGAGAAGCTTTTAACTTGCAGACCGGTCAAGGAATTTGGGCATCATTTCAAAATTCTACGACAGTATCGACAAATGTTGTTGCCGGCGGTGCAGTTGACTTGGATATAACATTTACTCTTGATGACGGTACAACAAAGCAGATAACGACTACGGGCGGAGTAGCTGGAAATACTGCTGCTCAAAATGCGGCTAGATATGTCTCGGCTATTAATGCACAAACATCTACTACGGGAATTACTGCTTCATATGATACGGTTAGCAATAAGATTAATTTGATTAATACAAATAACAATGGTTCTGCATCCCATAATATTCGATTAACCGCAGTAACAGGACCTTTTACCAGTGCAAACGACAGTACAACGGCGTACCGATATCAGTATGATCCGACCGGAGCTACTACGGTTGCCGGCAGTGATAAAACTTTTACGACTATAGCCGATTTGCGTTATGCAATGGAGCAACAAGCTCGTGCCGTAGATGTGGATGCGGATGCTACCCTTGAGAACAATATAGAAATAAAGATAAATGCACAAGGTAAATTTGAGATAACCAATCCGGGTGGAACGGATGATGATTACGATATCAATTTAGCTATTACCGGAATGAATGCAAACAGTATAGTCGGCGGTGGAATTACCGAAAATACCCGTTTTACCAGAAGTATGGAAGCGCTTAATTCAACTCTGCCTGCAGGTAGTACGGGAACATCATTTTCACAAAGTTTTAATGCCGCAACACACTCCGCAAGTATAGATATATTTGACTCGCTCGGTTCTAAGCACACTCTTAGAACCGAGTATAGAAAAGTTTCCGTCGATACGGCAACCGGCAGTACTTGGACTATGAAGGTAACCGTTCCGGAACCTGCAAGCATTAATACGGTTGCACCTACAAATGAAAAAATGGGTTCGATAAGATTCAATAATGACGGTTCTCTTGCAACTTATAATCCGCCAAATATTTCTTTTACTGCAAATAACGGTTCGGCTCCGAATCAGCAAGTTGCACTTGAATTGGGTACTGCGAACGGTTTTGACGGTATGACTAGCTTTGATGCAGCTTCATCGACATCGGGAATAAGTCAAGACGGATTTACCGGCGGGGATTTAGTCGGCATTAGAATTGACCAGAGCGGTACTTTAATCGGCTCGTTTAGCAACGGTAGGAGTTTTGGTTTAGCACAAATCGGTATGGCGAAGTTTACAAATAATGAAGGGCTTACAACCGAGGGCGGGAATGTTTATGTACAAACTGCCAACTCCGGTGACCCGATTATAGGAACTGCTGCAACGGCGGGTCGCGGATTTATGCAATCGGCCGCGCTTGAAGCATCGAATGTTGATCTTTCGCTTTCTCTAACACAGCTTATAATTATCCAAAGAGGGTATCAGGCAAACGGTAAGACAATCACCACTTCAGATGAACTTCTTGATACTCTAATAGGTCTAAAACGATAAATATAAGTAAATCGGGAGTGGGATTTTAATCCCATAAACCCCCTTAAATAATTTTTGCTATAATTCTTTCATTAAAAATGAAGGAATTATCATGCGTTTTTCTGCTCCTCTTAAATCAAACTCAAAAAAAGTAATGCTTCTAGGTTCGGGTGAACTCGGTCGTGAAGTGGCTATCGAAGCTCAAAGACTCGGTCTTGAGGTTATAGCAGTAGATAGATACCAAAATGCACCTGCTCATCATGTAGCACACAGAAGCTATGTCGTAAATATGCAAGATAAAAACGCTCTTTTAGAGATTATCTACCGTGAAAAACCTGATTATATCCTACCTGAAATCGAAGCTATAAGCATAGATGCTCTTTTTGCCGCAGAAGATAAAGGTTACAATGTTATACCAAACGCTTCTGCCGTTAGTAAAACAATGAATAGAAAAAATATCCGCACTTTTGCAGCTGAGGTTTTGGGACTCAAAACAGGACCGTACGAGTTTGTTACGACAAAAGATGGCTTAAGAGAAGCGGCTGTTCGTCTTGGTTTTCCATGTGTTATAAAGCCGGTTATGAGCAGTTCGGGGCACGGTCAAAGTGTTGCAAGAAGCATAGATGATATCGATACCTCTTGGGAGGCGGCAAAAGAAGCTCGCGGCG
It encodes the following:
- a CDS encoding flagellar hook protein FlgE; amino-acid sequence: MTQAFYTGINGIQTHQYGIDVIADNLSNISTVGFRSYNTEFSSLFEETLNTSSGLSSVDSGVGVGAMLSTVSMNEDRGSFMLTDRSTDLAILGDGWFGIQSNGKSIYTRDGAFTFDANRDLVTNDGYYVLGTMGSNITDGVLTEQLAEVGLGEASAQEKLRFPEDLLFPVQPTTEVKFYGNLSVENTTRVISAKAIDAQGDKNNIRLEFTQVDPQVLPGIQWNVVATAQSLDGETIYDTQTGVIKFDEAGALISNTLSSIDNNGAAVSINVGSGYDGITSISGKFYASSSSNGIEAGELAGYDINRNGEIVATFTNGMQSSVGTIAVYHFANDRGLEKVSGTRFAESSNSGKAIFFKDAQGKNIIGTDITNYKLEGSNVKIEVALSEMIIMQRAYDANSKSITTADEMMQKALSMDAS
- a CDS encoding FlgD immunoglobulin-like domain containing protein — its product is MSITSTGLNAATNAESAASTKTKDKSILGKDDFMKLLLVELQNQDPTEPMDSEKILNQTSQLAGLEASENTNKALATLAASMSSSQQFSTISAIGKTADLGSNAITLDKGKSSAFEVYFPDNVKQGSIEILDKNGNKIKTLDVGTNSKGVYKFDWDGTNAGGNSVDSGIYYVTAAYTNPAGDSLKTRLGAYPIESVKFDSGKTYVKLGSSYVALENVKEVY
- a CDS encoding argininosuccinate synthase domain-containing protein, giving the protein MKAIALFSGGLDSTLAMKLIIDQGIEVLAVNINTGFGSTKDRLEHMQSMCDQVGAELKIIDIESEFLQDVLFDPKYGYGKNFNPCIDCHAKMFAVAKRVMEAEGASFLISGEVLGQRPMSQNKDALQTVLNESNCNGLLLRPLSAKMLAPTIAETEGWVDREKLEGITGRNRDRQLELVKEIGLDNFESPGGGCLLTDENFAKKMFDFIRYDTFEVRDIKLMKFGRHLRLKEGAKLVIGRNQEENVHLQNIENDKYYHIKTLGLPGPHSMLSKSATQADKELAAKIILTYCKTKEGTEYTLSYDKKEEIQAAPFASRDEIKPYTVM
- a CDS encoding flagellar hook-length control protein FliK: MILLDMKSNKSISSPLNLTVSNDKTGLSFSDLLKGVKEGELIQNGSLLLSLGADEKVVKSVEPLLKTDNLSSLLTNEDKLLLNEVHELAEFSELNPKVTATLGLADMKTLIADAKNYLKEIIQNSDNYKNTEIKELPKTLSGLIEVAKKFGINISKISIEDVKISVNTDMQAVKNEVSTKTITDASDDIPIKVEFDAKDEVLPKKIVQNLKVNEKQTVSTTDNTKIAQEQVSNEIKNSDKVVEVQRELKETPLFKAQTVSEHTTTEQIVQTKANNSFKADKKTSKDKSDETLKLLLGDEKSSIGGASLAVDFSAAAKADTSVTAQGSTRTLEELLQGESSVAEQNQPTIKTEALATHKADSFEVKINEAKQMIRYLSDDVKNAIDEYKSPFTRVKVQLNPQHLGEVDLTVVQRGKNLHVNISSNNTAINALAMNVNELKVQLNNSGINNATLNFSNGSQNSDTNASAGQQQRQNEQKRAHEEYNYFENEEIGEEILSSLEIVVPRYI
- the flgE gene encoding flagellar hook protein FlgE, whose amino-acid sequence is MLKSLYSGVSGLQSHQVAMDVESNNIANVNTVGFKYSRANFSDLLAQTRAIATAPQGELGGKNPVQVGLGSTVSSMTRIFSQGSVQNSDKNTDVAIQGDGFFIISPDGGNTYKYTRAGDFKFDAGGNFVDNNGYIVQGWLRDQATGFVDSTAPIVNINIPPGLTTPASPTQNVVIKANLNSGPLVGTFSPAYTVASGTPNSITNPGEGDALDANGNPIEADDLGVMFNESGEAFNLQTGQGIWASFQNSTTVSTNVVAGGAVDLDITFTLDDGTTKQITTTGGVAGNTAAQNAARYVSAINAQTSTTGITASYDTVSNKINLINTNNNGSASHNIRLTAVTGPFTSANDSTTAYRYQYDPTGATTVAGSDKTFTTIADLRYAMEQQARAVDVDADATLENNIEIKINAQGKFEITNPGGTDDDYDINLAITGMNANSIVGGGITENTRFTRSMEALNSTLPAGSTGTSFSQSFNAATHSASIDIFDSLGSKHTLRTEYRKVSVDTATGSTWTMKVTVPEPASINTVAPTNEKMGSIRFNNDGSLATYNPPNISFTANNGSAPNQQVALELGTANGFDGMTSFDAASSTSGISQDGFTGGDLVGIRIDQSGTLIGSFSNGRSFGLAQIGMAKFTNNEGLTTEGGNVYVQTANSGDPIIGTAATAGRGFMQSAALEASNVDLSLSLTQLIIIQRGYQANGKTITTSDELLDTLIGLKR